The following is a genomic window from Candidatus Atribacteria bacterium ADurb.Bin276.
CTTCTTGGGTTACAATAATTTGTGGATCATGACTTAAAACAAAATAAGGGCTTTTCCCTTCTGCCTGTATTCGAGAAGATAACAAATGATTGTCTTTTTGTAATCTTCCATTTGATGCTATAGAACCTCCCTTGATTAAACAAGCCAATGCATCAATGAGTCCAGTTCCACAAACTCCTCTTGGCGCAACATCCCCAATGGTGTATATTTTTAATTCAGAATTTTCAATCTCTACTTGGTGAATTGCTCCCAGGGTAGCACGGGTACCGTGCTTGATTTGAGCCCCCTCGAAAGCCGGACCTGCTGCTGTTCCACAGCAATAAATCTTACCCTGGTCAGAGAGGACAATTTCTCCATTGGTTCCTATGTCAACATAGAGGAGGGTTGAATTATTATTCTCAAGGTCATGAGCTCCTATACCAGCAACAATATCGCCCCCAACATATCCAGCAACAGAAGGAAAAATGTATACCCGAGCTTCTGGGTGTATAACTAAATGAAGTCTCCGAGCACTGGTATGATAGGATCGACAAAAAACCGGTGTAAATGGAGCCGTTCCTATCGAGATAGGAGATACTCCTAAAAAAATATGCTCCATTATTGTATTTCCCGCTACCATAACCGACAATATTCGGTTGGGGTCATTCCCGGTCTTTTGGCAAGCCTCCTGGATCAAGTCATTCATCGAAGATAGCAATAATTCTTGAAGATCAGATAGGGCTCCTTGGTTATCTTGAATTGCCCTCAATCGAGATAATACATCGGCTCCAAAACTTGCTTGACGGTTTAAGGCTCCTGCTCGATAAAGAGTTGATCCTGTCTCGAGATCAAGAAGTTCACAAGCTAAAGTCGTTGTTCCAATATCAAAGGCAATTCCTAAAAAAGAAGCCTTTTTAACGTCCGAGTTCGTCCAATAAATCTGTTTTTCATCAAAACCTATTTCAAAACTCTTTTCATCTTGATTTTCGATGCGAGACAGTTCTTGGAGAGCTTGAATTGTCCAGTTTCTAACAAAAGGTGAGGTTGGTAATTGGTTCTCGGCAATCTCTTCAAGGGATAAAGATTGATTTAATGATGGTTTTTTGAGTTGAATATTGATTTTTTTTACTGGTAGTTCTTCTAAAATAGCTTCACCTGATTCCGCTAAAACCTCAACCTTTTGGGTTATCGAGTCGTGAATATCAATTTCAATATCCTCTATTATTTGAGCTTGACAAGCTAAGCGGTATCCTTGAGATATCTTTTCTTTTAAATGTTTTATTTCTTGTGCGGTAGGTTGAGCAACATTTCCTTTTAGAATTTTTATCAAGCACTTTCCACAATACCCAAACCCACCACAATAAGCATTGATATCAATACCTTCTCTTTGAAGTACCTCTAAAATATTTTCGCCAGGTTTAGCTTCAAGCTCTTTACCAAATTGGTCAATTTTAATTTTTGGCATTATATTGTCCTTTTATTTATCAATACTTTTAAGAAGACCAAAAGATTTCTATATTTAACTCCTATTCTGTTAATACA
Proteins encoded in this region:
- the fdx5 gene encoding 2Fe-2S ferredoxin-5, which encodes MPKIKIDQFGKELEAKPGENILEVLQREGIDINAYCGGFGYCGKCLIKILKGNVAQPTAQEIKHLKEKISQGYRLACQAQIIEDIEIDIHDSITQKVEVLAESGEAILEELPVKKINIQLKKPSLNQSLSLEEIAENQLPTSPFVRNWTIQALQELSRIENQDEKSFEIGFDEKQIYWTNSDVKKASFLGIAFDIGTTTLACELLDLETGSTLYRAGALNRQASFGADVLSRLRAIQDNQGALSDLQELLLSSMNDLIQEACQKTGNDPNRILSVMVAGNTIMEHIFLGVSPISIGTAPFTPVFCRSYHTSARRLHLVIHPEARVYIFPSVAGYVGGDIVAGIGAHDLENNNSTLLYVDIGTNGEIVLSDQGKIYCCGTAAGPAFEGAQIKHGTRATLGAIHQVEIENSELKIYTIGDVAPRGVCGTGLIDALACLIKGGSIASNGRLQKDNHLLSSRIQAEGKSPYFVLSHDPQIIVTQEDISQLQLAKAALQAGRKVLLHQAKREESDIDQVILAGAFGSFINPESAMTVGIIPRVETVLSVGNASLLGAKKALLSKVFREKVENLAKKAQYVELSARADFQEYFYEALIFEKN